The following are encoded in a window of Paenibacillaceae bacterium GAS479 genomic DNA:
- a CDS encoding Transglutaminase-like superfamily protein: MAGRHGDEQGGLPGSGLVLQGAARNGNVQGASAGLGAGMSVNGKAGVQQAAAAVPTGTGKAANGKTGLKQTVGLTSAGLTGTNQAKAGRVNAGHAIVGTAVSGSTASRAQDIKEHVGGLLGWPLRAASSLLLLALLFEWLLPLQGLPQWTHVYDLGILFALGAFILLIGVFLLSDWAAWLLRLVVILAGAALLGGSEPSTMESLIGLPVQLLDDAQALIREGPVAMSVSGQAVFLLGGLSILLSALQMLVWIRQWGIGLLALTALYLWSLNQWFGLDTLPNLARAAAEGLLLSALLSYHRLKRKIEENPASSAAMKKSAPRREMPGWRWWAASAAAAAMIPLGAAALSWGKVQTDGPAEWALGVQQAIRDNNSGSSGEGRPRSAPVFSGQPGSQGAGTGAGAAATGYSESDAQLGAPLFLSQEPIFWALSPKPLYWRMETKSAYTGQGWRDDTRELLAVQVGGRDAEAGGSSGTLGSGAEKSDVGEKTDVGEKADIGEKTDVGEKAESGARFVAGTGRGAEEGLGTEEGPGTEARLIRQTVWLPQLIDGIPLPVSGVEPDLITAESLSGGLQKKQASYLQEMGGGAIYMPNAEEGQLTYTVESRLDEPAADMLRQVGEAERSDAGKKERSIDAGKKEHSDAEQAERSDAGKKEHSIDAGKKEHSDAEQAERSTVEQEQLELQLKANLQLPAELPERVRELAQKIAKDAGENRYDRALAMQDYLKTSFRYTLTDTQVPGAGEDLVDQFLFEQKAGYCVHFSTAMVVMLRSVDIPARWVKGFAPGDELSAEQAPAAARKALARVNASGSMYQVSAADAHAWVEVYFPGAGWVPFDPTPGYAAGAEQPAAAAPPAVEGSSGGGEAAGEAPRGAEASSPALAEQLRAAAGDAARLAAALARAAAQPAPLAASAALAAAAAALASPALRGRLRLALALRRYARHAGAASAAAEARAERARRAAQRAALLAAAEALLRALERRGGAGPAAASAAAGPAERAAALAPLLAPEAGAQLRRLAAWAEGARFGAPAAWRGPTPAQLASCAAALQARRAWPSAGQAPRLG, from the coding sequence ATGGCTGGCAGGCATGGAGATGAACAAGGTGGATTACCGGGGAGCGGGCTTGTGCTGCAGGGAGCTGCGCGGAATGGGAACGTCCAGGGAGCAAGCGCTGGTTTAGGTGCTGGAATGAGCGTTAACGGGAAAGCTGGCGTGCAGCAGGCTGCCGCTGCCGTACCGACAGGCACAGGGAAAGCAGCCAACGGGAAAACGGGCTTGAAGCAGACAGTTGGACTAACAAGCGCCGGACTAACAGGTACAAACCAGGCGAAAGCAGGCCGAGTGAACGCCGGCCATGCCATCGTGGGAACGGCGGTTTCGGGAAGCACGGCTTCCCGAGCGCAAGATATCAAGGAGCATGTTGGCGGCTTGCTGGGCTGGCCCCTGCGTGCGGCTTCCAGCTTGCTGCTGCTTGCGCTGCTATTTGAGTGGTTACTGCCGCTCCAAGGGCTGCCACAGTGGACCCATGTATACGACCTTGGCATCCTGTTTGCGCTTGGAGCCTTTATTTTGCTAATTGGCGTGTTTCTGTTGTCGGACTGGGCGGCGTGGCTGCTCCGTTTAGTAGTCATATTGGCAGGAGCGGCGTTGCTGGGCGGCAGTGAGCCAAGTACGATGGAAAGCCTGATCGGATTGCCCGTACAGCTGCTGGATGATGCCCAAGCGCTGATTAGAGAGGGGCCTGTCGCCATGTCCGTTTCCGGGCAGGCGGTTTTTTTGCTGGGAGGATTGTCGATTCTCCTATCCGCTCTTCAAATGCTGGTGTGGATCCGCCAGTGGGGAATCGGGCTATTGGCGCTGACGGCCCTCTACCTCTGGTCTTTAAACCAGTGGTTTGGGCTGGACACACTCCCTAATCTCGCCCGGGCAGCTGCGGAAGGGTTGTTGCTGTCGGCGCTGCTGTCCTATCATCGGCTGAAAAGAAAGATCGAAGAGAACCCCGCCTCCTCGGCTGCAATGAAAAAGAGCGCGCCGCGAAGAGAGATGCCGGGCTGGCGCTGGTGGGCGGCTAGTGCGGCCGCAGCTGCGATGATTCCGCTTGGCGCAGCAGCTCTTTCCTGGGGCAAGGTCCAGACGGACGGACCGGCGGAATGGGCTTTGGGGGTGCAGCAGGCTATCCGCGACAACAACTCTGGATCATCCGGAGAGGGAAGGCCGCGCAGCGCGCCTGTATTCTCCGGCCAGCCGGGTTCCCAAGGCGCCGGAACGGGCGCGGGGGCGGCAGCTACAGGTTATAGCGAGAGCGATGCGCAGCTTGGGGCTCCGCTTTTTTTATCACAAGAACCGATATTCTGGGCGCTCTCCCCGAAACCGCTGTACTGGCGGATGGAGACAAAATCAGCCTACACCGGCCAAGGGTGGAGAGATGACACACGCGAGCTGCTGGCCGTACAGGTTGGCGGAAGGGATGCTGAGGCAGGGGGAAGCAGTGGAACGCTGGGGAGCGGGGCAGAGAAGTCAGATGTTGGAGAGAAGACAGATGTCGGAGAAAAGGCGGATATTGGAGAGAAGACAGATGTCGGAGAAAAGGCGGAGAGTGGGGCCCGGTTTGTAGCTGGCACGGGCAGAGGGGCAGAAGAGGGCCTGGGGACAGAAGAGGGGCCGGGGACAGAAGCGAGACTAATTCGGCAGACAGTTTGGTTGCCTCAGTTGATAGATGGAATACCTTTGCCGGTATCTGGAGTGGAACCGGATTTAATCACAGCGGAATCACTATCTGGCGGATTACAAAAGAAACAGGCGAGTTACCTTCAGGAAATGGGCGGAGGCGCGATATACATGCCTAATGCTGAGGAGGGACAGCTGACGTACACGGTAGAATCACGGCTAGACGAACCTGCTGCGGACATGCTTCGCCAGGTGGGGGAGGCAGAGCGCAGTGATGCAGGGAAGAAAGAGCGTAGTATTGATGCAGGGAAGAAAGAGCATAGTGATGCGGAGCAGGCAGAGCGCAGTGATGCAGGGAAGAAAGAGCATAGTATTGATGCAGGGAAGAAAGAGCATAGTGATGCGGAGCAGGCAGAGCGCAGTACGGTGGAGCAAGAGCAGCTTGAGCTCCAGTTGAAGGCCAACCTTCAGTTGCCGGCGGAACTGCCGGAGCGGGTCAGAGAGCTGGCCCAGAAGATTGCGAAGGATGCGGGGGAGAATCGTTATGACCGCGCGCTTGCCATGCAGGATTACTTGAAGACGAGCTTCCGCTATACGCTCACAGATACTCAGGTTCCAGGTGCGGGAGAGGATTTGGTCGATCAGTTTCTCTTTGAGCAAAAGGCAGGTTACTGCGTGCATTTTTCCACCGCGATGGTCGTTATGCTCAGGTCGGTCGATATTCCGGCGCGCTGGGTTAAAGGTTTTGCGCCCGGTGATGAGCTGTCGGCCGAGCAAGCTCCGGCCGCCGCGCGGAAGGCGCTGGCACGCGTTAATGCCAGCGGCAGCATGTACCAGGTGAGCGCGGCGGACGCGCATGCCTGGGTTGAGGTTTATTTTCCCGGCGCGGGCTGGGTCCCGTTCGACCCGACGCCGGGATACGCCGCAGGCGCGGAGCAGCCGGCAGCGGCAGCGCCGCCGGCTGTGGAAGGCTCCTCCGGCGGAGGCGAAGCCGCCGGAGAGGCGCCGCGCGGGGCGGAGGCTTCCAGCCCCGCGCTGGCGGAGCAGCTGCGCGCGGCCGCCGGCGACGCGGCGCGCCTGGCCGCCGCGTTAGCGCGCGCAGCCGCGCAGCCGGCCCCGCTCGCGGCCAGCGCAGCGCTGGCCGCGGCCGCGGCTGCGCTGGCGTCGCCGGCGCTGCGCGGACGGCTGCGCCTCGCGCTGGCGCTGCGGCGCTACGCGCGCCATGCCGGCGCAGCCAGCGCTGCGGCGGAGGCGCGCGCGGAACGCGCCCGCCGCGCCGCGCAGCGGGCCGCGCTGCTCGCCGCAGCGGAGGCGCTGCTGCGCGCGCTGGAGCGCCGCGGCGGCGCGGGCCCGGCGGCTGCAAGCGCCGCCGCCGGCCCGGCCGAGCGCGCCGCAGCGCTCGCGCCGCTGCTGGCGCCGGAGGCCGGCGCGCAGCTGCGCCGGCTCGCCGCCTGGGCCGAGGGCGCGCGCTTTGGCGCTCCGGCCGCCTGGCGCGGGCCGACGCCAGCGCAGCTCGCTAGCTGCGCGGCCGCGCTGCAGGCTCGGCGCGCCTGGCCGTCCGCCGGGCAAGCTCCGCGTCTCGGCTAA
- a CDS encoding GMP synthase (glutamine-hydrolyzing): MNKPNEMIVVLDFGGQYNQLIARRIRDLGVYSELLPYNTPASKLRELAPKGIVFSGGPASVYEENSPMVDPEIFELGLPIFGICYGMQLMSHQLKGKVQRAGKREYGRADVTFVEGADLALGLQNTQTVWMSHTDLVVEMPEGFRLDAGTEHAPIAAMSHPEKKFYAVQFHPEVRHSVYGNDMIRNFLFTICGCEGNWSMETFIDDAIRDIREQVGETGRVLCALSGGVDSSVVAMLVHKAIGDRLTCMFIDHGLLRKGEAEGVMETFVGKFGIEVIKIDAKERFMSKLSGVSDPEQKRKIIGNEFVYLFQEESDKLASYEFLAQGTLYTDIVESGTATAQTIKSHHNVGGLPEDIKFKLVEPLKTLFKDEVRKVGSECGLPDAIVMRQPFPGPGLAIRVLGEVTEEKLEIVRESDAILRDEIAKAGLDREIWQYFTALPGMRSVGVMGDARTYSYTVGIRAVTSIDGMTADWARIPWDVLEKISVRIVNEVDNVNRIVYDITSKPPATIEWE, encoded by the coding sequence GTGAACAAGCCTAATGAAATGATCGTTGTTCTTGATTTTGGAGGACAGTACAACCAGCTGATTGCTCGGCGCATCCGGGATCTCGGCGTCTACAGTGAGCTGCTGCCATACAATACACCAGCATCCAAGCTGCGTGAGCTGGCGCCAAAGGGTATCGTGTTCTCAGGAGGACCAGCCAGCGTTTATGAAGAAAATTCCCCGATGGTGGACCCAGAGATTTTCGAGCTTGGGCTGCCAATTTTCGGCATTTGCTACGGCATGCAGCTGATGAGCCACCAGCTTAAAGGCAAAGTTCAGCGCGCCGGCAAGCGCGAATACGGCCGTGCAGACGTAACGTTCGTGGAAGGCGCTGATTTGGCGCTTGGCCTGCAAAATACCCAGACGGTATGGATGAGCCACACCGATCTCGTCGTTGAAATGCCGGAAGGCTTCCGCTTGGATGCGGGAACGGAACATGCGCCGATCGCGGCCATGAGCCATCCGGAGAAGAAGTTTTACGCAGTACAGTTCCACCCGGAAGTTCGTCACTCCGTTTACGGCAATGACATGATCCGCAACTTCCTCTTCACGATCTGTGGATGTGAAGGCAACTGGAGCATGGAAACGTTCATCGATGACGCGATTCGCGACATTCGTGAGCAAGTAGGCGAAACTGGCCGTGTGCTTTGCGCTCTGTCCGGCGGCGTGGATTCTTCCGTTGTTGCGATGCTGGTACACAAAGCGATCGGCGATCGTCTGACCTGTATGTTCATCGACCATGGCCTGCTTCGCAAAGGCGAGGCTGAAGGCGTAATGGAAACTTTTGTCGGTAAGTTCGGCATTGAAGTGATCAAGATCGATGCCAAAGAGCGCTTCATGAGCAAGCTGAGCGGTGTGAGCGATCCTGAGCAAAAGCGCAAAATTATCGGCAACGAATTCGTCTACCTCTTCCAGGAGGAATCCGATAAACTTGCGAGCTACGAATTCCTTGCGCAGGGAACCCTGTACACGGACATCGTAGAGAGCGGTACGGCTACCGCGCAAACGATCAAGTCCCATCATAACGTTGGCGGCTTGCCGGAGGACATCAAGTTCAAGCTTGTTGAGCCGCTCAAAACGCTGTTCAAGGACGAAGTTCGCAAAGTCGGCTCCGAATGCGGCCTGCCGGATGCAATCGTGATGCGCCAGCCGTTCCCGGGACCGGGACTGGCCATCCGTGTACTTGGCGAAGTGACCGAAGAGAAGCTGGAAATCGTCCGTGAGTCCGACGCCATTTTGCGCGATGAAATCGCCAAAGCCGGTCTGGATCGCGAAATCTGGCAGTACTTCACGGCATTGCCGGGCATGCGCAGCGTAGGCGTTATGGGCGACGCCCGTACGTACTCCTACACGGTCGGCATCCGCGCCGTAACGTCCATCGACGGCATGACCGCCGACTGGGCGCGTATTCCTTGGGATGTGCTGGAGAAAATCAGCGTACGCATCGTTAATGAGGTCGACAACGTCAACCGCATTGTGTACGACATTACCTCCAAGCCGCCTGCCACGATCGAGTGGGAGTAG
- a CDS encoding Predicted arabinose efflux permease, MFS family: MNLNSTWPAPEPEERILSYRLLVLLAVVITAGISQGLLLPLLAILLERSGVPDDVNGINSMALYIGTFATMFFIERPVRRFGFKAVIITGIIMITAATLMFPLTSGSLVAWFVLRIIIGIGDSGLHFATQLWMVSRAPARQRGKFISLYGMSYGIGFSIGPLGINLLHFGESAPFLISAAFYATVLLFALRLPLDRPEPVNRDQEVRGMARFKMVYRIAWFALLPAALYGIMEASMNSSFPLYGSKIGLDRESISALLPALGIGGLLLQIPLGALSDRLGRLPVLIGSGLGGGLLFAFIPAAGPNVLVIAILLAVAGGLVGSFFSLGLAYAADLLPRHLLPGANVLASIHFSLGSIAGPVVGGFGLRYGVTGSLFYLLGGTFLLFALVGLLLSRRSSTSEQNPAD; this comes from the coding sequence ATGAACTTAAATTCGACATGGCCAGCGCCGGAGCCGGAGGAGCGGATACTTAGCTATCGCTTGCTCGTACTGCTCGCGGTCGTCATTACGGCCGGAATCAGTCAAGGGCTGCTGCTTCCGTTGCTGGCAATTTTGCTGGAACGCTCGGGCGTGCCCGATGATGTGAACGGCATCAATTCTATGGCTTTATATATCGGTACTTTTGCCACCATGTTTTTCATTGAGCGCCCCGTGCGCCGTTTCGGCTTCAAAGCCGTCATTATTACCGGAATTATTATGATAACCGCCGCTACATTAATGTTTCCCTTAACATCCGGCTCGCTGGTTGCCTGGTTTGTACTGCGCATCATCATCGGTATCGGTGATAGTGGTCTGCATTTCGCGACCCAGCTTTGGATGGTTAGTCGTGCGCCGGCGAGGCAACGTGGGAAATTCATCTCTCTGTACGGCATGTCCTATGGTATTGGCTTCAGCATCGGGCCGCTCGGCATCAATTTGCTGCATTTCGGCGAATCGGCTCCATTTTTAATAAGTGCAGCTTTTTATGCGACCGTACTGCTGTTTGCGCTGCGATTGCCGCTGGATCGGCCAGAGCCAGTTAATCGAGATCAAGAGGTGCGAGGGATGGCCCGGTTCAAAATGGTCTACCGAATCGCCTGGTTCGCGTTGCTCCCGGCAGCGCTTTACGGCATTATGGAAGCTTCCATGAACAGCAGCTTCCCGCTTTACGGCTCCAAAATTGGTTTGGATCGTGAATCGATCAGTGCCTTGCTGCCTGCGCTCGGCATTGGCGGGCTGCTGCTGCAAATTCCGCTTGGCGCGCTTAGCGACCGGCTCGGACGGCTCCCGGTGCTGATCGGCAGCGGACTTGGCGGAGGGCTTTTGTTCGCTTTTATCCCGGCCGCTGGTCCCAATGTACTCGTTATCGCCATTCTGCTTGCTGTGGCAGGCGGCCTGGTTGGCTCCTTCTTCTCACTAGGGTTGGCTTATGCAGCCGACCTGCTGCCGCGCCATCTCCTTCCGGGAGCCAATGTGCTGGCGTCTATCCATTTCTCGCTCGGCAGCATTGCCGGCCCTGTCGTAGGAGGCTTCGGCCTGCGCTACGGCGTTACCGGCAGCTTGTTCTATTTACTCGGAGGAACCTTCTTGCTGTTCGCTCTAGTTGGACTGTTGCTTAGCCGAAGAAGCTCTACTTCTGAACAAAATCCGGCTGATTAA
- a CDS encoding putative MFS transporter, AGZA family, xanthine/uracil permease, with the protein MDRFFKLKENGTNVRTEIMAGITTFMTMAYILAVNPSILSASGLSWTAVFLATALAAGIFTIVMGLFVNFPVALAPGMGLNAYFAATIIASQSTDSPISPAMGLTAVFISGIIFLILTITQVRQMLIIAVPDSLKHAITVGIGLFIAALGLKNSGVMTISPETMVVHMGDLHTPSVYLTVIGMLLIAVLMVLRVPAAFLWGILGTTLIAWLTGNLDVKAAMTGQDWVPNFGELNFWHFDFAGIMNVGIVTVVLTFTFVELFDTFGTLVGTANRAGFMKNPEEGKKRVGKAMFVDAVGVSGGAILGTSTVTAFVESSSGIAQGGRTGLTAITTGVCFLLSLFLAPLVALIPGSATAAALILVGLLMMQSVKDIDFKDMVYAVPSFFIIVLMPFTFNIANGISFGVVSYVVLALIANVAGKSGTGTGKGKYAIHPLMWILAVLIVLRYLMLGAG; encoded by the coding sequence ATGGATCGCTTCTTCAAGCTCAAGGAAAATGGCACGAACGTTCGTACAGAAATTATGGCGGGCATTACGACATTTATGACGATGGCTTACATTTTGGCCGTCAATCCCAGCATTTTGTCGGCATCTGGTCTCAGCTGGACTGCAGTGTTTCTCGCAACCGCGCTTGCCGCAGGCATTTTTACGATTGTGATGGGATTGTTCGTCAATTTCCCTGTTGCACTTGCGCCGGGTATGGGGCTTAACGCTTACTTCGCTGCAACGATAATCGCCTCGCAGAGCACGGATTCGCCGATTTCACCAGCAATGGGATTAACGGCAGTATTTATTTCCGGCATCATTTTCCTCATTCTTACGATTACTCAAGTACGCCAAATGCTGATTATCGCCGTTCCCGATAGTCTCAAGCACGCCATCACGGTTGGTATCGGCCTGTTCATCGCGGCGCTAGGCTTGAAAAACAGCGGCGTAATGACCATTTCGCCGGAGACGATGGTTGTCCATATGGGTGATTTGCACACTCCGTCCGTTTATCTGACTGTCATTGGCATGCTGCTTATTGCCGTGTTAATGGTACTGCGCGTTCCTGCCGCATTTCTGTGGGGTATCCTCGGTACAACGCTGATCGCTTGGCTCACGGGCAACCTTGACGTCAAAGCGGCGATGACCGGTCAAGACTGGGTTCCTAACTTTGGCGAGCTGAACTTCTGGCATTTTGATTTTGCTGGCATTATGAATGTGGGCATCGTCACTGTTGTGCTGACATTTACGTTTGTGGAGTTATTCGACACTTTCGGCACGCTGGTCGGTACGGCTAATCGCGCTGGATTCATGAAAAATCCCGAAGAAGGCAAAAAACGCGTCGGCAAAGCGATGTTCGTGGACGCGGTCGGCGTCAGCGGCGGAGCTATTCTCGGAACGAGCACGGTGACGGCGTTTGTAGAAAGCTCGTCCGGCATCGCGCAGGGCGGCCGCACCGGGCTTACGGCTATTACGACTGGTGTCTGCTTCCTGTTGTCGCTTTTCCTCGCTCCGCTCGTCGCACTCATTCCAGGCTCGGCCACGGCAGCCGCACTTATTCTGGTTGGCCTGCTCATGATGCAGTCGGTAAAGGATATTGATTTTAAAGATATGGTGTATGCCGTTCCTTCCTTCTTCATCATCGTGTTAATGCCGTTTACGTTCAACATCGCTAATGGCATCTCGTTCGGCGTTGTATCGTATGTCGTGCTGGCACTGATCGCCAATGTGGCGGGCAAAAGCGGCACCGGCACCGGCAAGGGCAAATATGCCATTCACCCGCTCATGTGGATTCTTGCGGTGCTGATCGTACTGCGTTATCTCATGCTGGGCGCAGGATAA